A DNA window from Armatimonadota bacterium contains the following coding sequences:
- a CDS encoding PKD domain-containing protein yields MRRSLWIVPALAATIVAGPGRGTQVLAPVYKGQTAQEAGIVLGGWGSGSATESKDEALNGARSILAATEGYYSGARIDFIKPLDLSRYGGQNGVSMRFNIKFKSSTGGSTEAGGLAPGGGFFQGMPAGPPMPGGMPGGVPGRGYTGVTGQEEAPLTVATHALRVVLFSGNSRLAAVNLPVDPEINSNGWIGVDAPLAAFHGSGGTAAKWADFKVNRMLLFGDATDSFYIGDISIVQMDLSITDVSLGEDQEIAVGDTAEFTGSANGGAGLKFSWDFDSANGLSEDAIGRKVSFRYRKEGTYTVTLTVSDPTGVMKPVVKTATVKVNG; encoded by the coding sequence TTGCGACGAAGTTTATGGATTGTCCCGGCCCTGGCTGCCACGATCGTTGCCGGTCCCGGGCGCGGCACGCAGGTGCTTGCGCCCGTATACAAGGGTCAGACCGCGCAGGAAGCCGGCATCGTGCTGGGAGGGTGGGGTAGCGGCTCCGCCACGGAGAGCAAAGACGAAGCCTTGAACGGGGCGCGCTCGATTCTGGCTGCCACCGAGGGATACTACAGCGGCGCCCGCATCGATTTCATCAAGCCGCTGGACCTCAGCCGCTACGGTGGACAGAACGGCGTCTCGATGCGCTTCAACATCAAGTTCAAGAGCAGCACGGGCGGGTCCACCGAGGCCGGCGGCCTCGCTCCCGGCGGCGGGTTCTTCCAGGGGATGCCAGCAGGGCCGCCGATGCCTGGCGGAATGCCGGGGGGTGTGCCGGGCCGCGGCTATACCGGTGTGACGGGGCAGGAAGAGGCGCCTCTCACCGTTGCTACCCACGCGCTCCGGGTTGTCCTCTTCAGCGGGAATTCCCGGCTCGCAGCGGTGAATCTGCCGGTTGACCCCGAAATCAACTCGAACGGTTGGATCGGCGTGGACGCGCCGCTGGCCGCGTTCCACGGCTCCGGCGGAACAGCCGCTAAATGGGCCGACTTCAAGGTCAACCGCATGCTCCTCTTCGGCGACGCGACCGACTCGTTCTACATCGGCGATATCTCCATCGTTCAGATGGACCTGTCCATCACCGACGTATCCCTTGGCGAAGACCAGGAGATCGCCGTCGGCGATACCGCGGAATTCACCGGCTCCGCGAACGGTGGCGCGGGCCTCAAGTTCAGTTGGGATTTCGACAGCGCCAACGGACTGAGCGAAGACGCCATCGGCCGGAAGGTCTCGTTCCGCTATCGCAAGGAGGGCACGTATACCGTTACCCTCACCGTCAGCGACCCCACCGGCGTGATGAAACCGGTCGTGAAGACCGCCACCGTAAAGGTCAACGGCTGA
- a CDS encoding decaprenyl-phosphate phosphoribosyltransferase encodes MNEVRARHPQPAFIARHSSLIPMLFELLRAARPYQWIKNLLLYAGFLFTLGAGRTLADFGRATAGVVIFCCLSASAYILNDLLDAEGDRRHPAKRNRPIASGRLSPVSALAAAIILGLLGLAAAWLMDPGFGLISSVYLALTLAYSTFLKRVVLLDVMVLALGYVVRAVAGAVIIHVPASFWLALCTMLLALFIGLCKRRAELSSNNQGAPMREVLAEYSLPLLDQMIGVVTSSALLAYSLYTYFTPTNTAAAPAWRFANHLLTFTIPFVVYGIYRYLYLVYRRNEGESPEALFLHDGPLRYNTALWALACAVARLAAGLTH; translated from the coding sequence ATGAATGAAGTACGGGCGCGTCACCCGCAGCCGGCATTCATCGCTCGTCATTCATCATTGATCCCCATGCTCTTCGAACTGCTGCGCGCGGCGCGCCCTTACCAGTGGATCAAGAACCTGCTACTCTACGCGGGGTTTCTGTTTACGCTGGGCGCCGGACGGACATTGGCCGACTTCGGACGCGCGACCGCCGGGGTCGTGATCTTCTGCTGCCTGTCCGCGTCGGCCTATATCCTCAACGACCTGCTGGACGCGGAGGGCGACCGGCGCCACCCGGCCAAGCGTAATCGCCCGATCGCTTCCGGCCGGCTGTCCCCCGTGTCCGCGCTTGCCGCGGCGATCATCCTGGGGCTGCTGGGCCTCGCGGCGGCGTGGCTCATGGATCCGGGGTTCGGGCTCATCTCGAGCGTGTACCTGGCCCTCACGCTCGCGTACTCCACGTTTCTGAAGCGCGTTGTGCTGCTGGATGTGATGGTGCTAGCCCTCGGCTACGTGGTGCGCGCCGTGGCAGGCGCGGTGATCATACACGTTCCGGCGTCGTTCTGGCTGGCCCTGTGTACGATGCTGCTGGCCCTGTTCATCGGATTGTGCAAACGCCGCGCGGAACTGTCCTCCAACAACCAGGGCGCTCCCATGCGCGAGGTGCTCGCAGAATACAGCCTTCCGCTGCTGGACCAGATGATCGGCGTCGTCACGTCCTCGGCGCTTCTCGCCTATTCCCTTTACACTTACTTCACGCCGACAAACACCGCCGCGGCCCCGGCGTGGAGGTTCGCGAACCACCTGCTCACCTTCACGATCCCATTCGTGGTCTACGGCATTTATCGCTACCTGTATCTCGTTTACCGGCGCAACGAGGGCGAATCACCCGAAGCGCTGTTCCTCCACGACGGGCCTCTCCGCTACAACACGGCGCTCTGGGCGCTCGCCTGCGCGGTCGCCAGGCTTGCCGCCGGCCTGACGCACTGA
- a CDS encoding endonuclease/exonuclease/phosphatase family protein: MSESKLTLVTYNIHHAAGMDRRISIPRVSGVLKDTDADVVCLQEVDCRVVRSRRSHQPRLLAKALGMKAVFGATLKWPLGAGYGNLALSRLPLIAAHTHHLPLGEEPRGIVEMHVQAPFGPIAIFGTHWGLSEEERAEQAEATARFIRHAKLPALLAGDLNEGPDGRAHAVLTAAGLTRLGTSDPTFPADDPAACIDHVYGTQQWRVEETYAIPSLASDHRPVVVELRFVQGV; this comes from the coding sequence ATGTCTGAATCCAAACTCACTCTCGTTACATACAACATCCATCACGCCGCGGGCATGGACCGCCGCATCTCCATCCCGCGCGTTTCAGGCGTCCTCAAGGATACGGACGCCGACGTGGTGTGCCTGCAGGAGGTGGACTGCCGCGTCGTCCGCTCGCGGAGATCCCATCAGCCGCGCTTGTTGGCGAAGGCGCTGGGCATGAAGGCCGTATTCGGCGCGACACTCAAGTGGCCCCTCGGAGCGGGGTACGGAAATCTTGCCCTGTCGCGCCTGCCGCTCATCGCCGCGCACACGCACCATCTTCCGCTGGGGGAGGAGCCGCGTGGCATTGTCGAGATGCACGTACAAGCGCCGTTTGGGCCTATCGCGATTTTCGGCACCCACTGGGGGCTGTCCGAGGAAGAGCGAGCGGAGCAGGCCGAGGCGACTGCACGCTTCATCCGCCATGCCAAGCTCCCTGCACTGCTGGCCGGCGATCTCAACGAAGGCCCGGACGGACGCGCCCACGCCGTCCTGACCGCCGCCGGGCTAACGCGCCTCGGCACCTCCGATCCGACCTTTCCCGCGGATGACCCGGCCGCCTGCATCGACCACGTCTACGGCACGCAGCAGTGGCGCGTCGAGGAAACGTACGCCATCCCGTCGCTAGCGTCCGACCACCGCCCCGTGGTCGTGGAATTGCGGTTCGTTCAGGGTGTGTGA
- a CDS encoding SdpI family protein: MLAILGAYVAIGGLFAMLGIPMAARRVPPNAWYGLRVQKTLKPGNERIWYEANAYCGRLMIWAGAITAICAVALRFVKGLSLDAYSLDCTAVMLAGLAMMIILSFRYLATLK; this comes from the coding sequence ATGCTGGCGATTCTCGGGGCGTACGTGGCGATTGGGGGCCTGTTCGCCATGCTCGGCATCCCCATGGCGGCGAGACGCGTCCCGCCGAACGCGTGGTACGGACTGCGGGTTCAAAAGACTCTGAAGCCGGGCAATGAGCGGATCTGGTACGAGGCCAACGCGTACTGCGGCCGGCTGATGATCTGGGCGGGCGCGATCACGGCGATTTGCGCGGTGGCGCTCCGGTTCGTGAAGGGCCTTTCCCTTGACGCTTACTCCCTCGACTGCACGGCCGTAATGCTGGCGGGCCTCGCCATGATGATCATCCTGAGTTTCAGATACCTGGCAACATTGAAATGA
- the cobO gene encoding cob(I)yrinic acid a,c-diamide adenosyltransferase, producing the protein MSTDPPSPIPGPPSSTPAGLFIVYTGNGKGKTSAALGIVLRMMGRGMRACMLQFIKKKSLRAAENRFGEAMGVEIVGLGDGFTWVARDDNASNEALAREGWQICKDRINSGEYHVVILDEITYPITFGWLPVEDVLETIRARPRGLHIVITGRDAHPALIEAADLVTEMREIKHPYQRGVPPQKGIDV; encoded by the coding sequence ATGAGCACAGATCCCCCATCCCCCATACCCGGTCCCCCATCCTCCACCCCCGCCGGGCTTTTCATCGTCTACACGGGAAACGGTAAGGGCAAGACCAGCGCGGCGCTCGGCATCGTGCTACGGATGATGGGTCGGGGAATGCGCGCCTGCATGCTCCAGTTCATCAAGAAGAAGAGCCTCAGGGCCGCGGAGAACCGCTTTGGCGAGGCGATGGGCGTGGAGATCGTCGGGCTTGGCGACGGTTTCACGTGGGTCGCCCGCGATGACAACGCGTCCAACGAGGCGCTGGCGCGGGAAGGCTGGCAGATCTGTAAGGACCGCATCAACAGCGGCGAATACCACGTGGTCATCCTGGACGAGATTACCTATCCCATCACGTTCGGCTGGCTGCCGGTGGAGGACGTCCTCGAGACGATCCGCGCCCGTCCTCGAGGCCTGCATATCGTGATCACCGGGCGTGACGCGCACCCCGCGCTCATCGAGGCCGCCGATCTCGTGACGGAAATGCGCGAAATCAAGCACCCCTACCAGCGCGGCGTGCCACCCCAGAAGGGAATCGACGTCTAA
- a CDS encoding sialidase family protein, whose translation MPPPLRCRVSPSGELLLRYSRGEIDLPGIWSKPVVRPRLSLLGRGGKSGDQRINDAEKDLAQLRDAPQAPSTTQSSTSIAVSGRNIVAGYNDSAALSSVSRSMNGYSFSMDGGVTWTDGGGVPSAPGTVSVGDPSVVVNRAGVFYYASMVLDYNGPDGGRAVIAVSRSTNGGRTFGNPVTVNAGSLPLNTSRQQASDVVQSLSDKEEIAVDTSGGPRDGTLYVAWNQYISTTYSNAVRSTTSRIMMAHSHDGGASWSAAVPVSTLHYQTEYYGYSSGSYVSGAAPAVGPSGEVYCAWEETQAATPTGTQYISRSDDGGATFALSSQMVAAVNRIGNATEGVLAGGPRTNEFPSVGVDGHTGVVYMAYASAPTMFPGDATIPCSSDRSNVYLIRSLDQGRTWSGPLRLNDDKTLNDQFFPALTVTAAGVIGVAWYDRRNDPYNQRFDVYLAQSRDGGKTFGANRRVNTVASPLPQVNPNFDPMIAANYMGDYIGIATDGLSFHIAWGDNRDVLNSTSYGPRPDPDIYYASSAVAGR comes from the coding sequence GTGCCCCCACCGCTCCGTTGCCGCGTGTCCCCCTCCGGTGAGCTCCTTCTCCGCTATTCCCGCGGAGAGATCGATCTCCCCGGTATCTGGTCCAAACCCGTGGTGCGCCCCCGTCTGAGCCTGCTGGGGCGCGGGGGGAAGTCCGGCGACCAGCGGATCAACGACGCGGAAAAAGACCTGGCCCAGTTGCGTGACGCTCCGCAGGCTCCCTCGACCACGCAGAGCTCAACCAGTATCGCCGTGAGCGGGAGGAACATTGTTGCCGGGTACAACGACAGCGCCGCGCTGAGCAGCGTGTCCCGCTCGATGAACGGATACAGTTTCTCCATGGACGGAGGCGTTACCTGGACCGACGGCGGCGGGGTTCCGTCCGCGCCGGGTACGGTGAGCGTCGGCGATCCGTCCGTGGTCGTGAACCGGGCCGGCGTGTTCTACTACGCCTCCATGGTACTCGATTACAACGGCCCCGATGGGGGGCGCGCCGTAATCGCCGTTTCCCGCTCCACAAACGGAGGGCGCACCTTCGGCAACCCGGTGACCGTCAACGCGGGCAGCCTGCCGCTGAATACCTCCAGGCAGCAGGCGAGTGATGTCGTACAGTCGTTAAGTGACAAGGAAGAAATCGCCGTGGACACATCGGGCGGCCCGCGCGACGGCACGCTCTACGTCGCCTGGAACCAGTACATTTCGACCACCTATTCCAACGCCGTGCGGAGCACTACGTCGCGCATCATGATGGCGCATTCACATGACGGCGGCGCCTCCTGGAGCGCGGCCGTGCCCGTATCCACCCTTCATTACCAGACGGAATACTACGGCTACTCCAGCGGTTCGTATGTTTCCGGCGCGGCGCCGGCGGTGGGGCCGTCGGGAGAGGTCTACTGCGCCTGGGAGGAAACCCAGGCAGCGACTCCCACCGGCACGCAGTACATTTCGCGGAGCGATGACGGTGGGGCCACGTTTGCGCTCAGCAGCCAGATGGTGGCCGCGGTGAACCGTATCGGCAACGCCACGGAAGGTGTTCTCGCGGGCGGCCCGCGCACAAACGAATTCCCGTCGGTGGGCGTGGACGGGCATACCGGCGTCGTCTACATGGCTTACGCATCGGCGCCCACAATGTTTCCCGGCGACGCCACGATTCCCTGCAGTTCCGATCGGTCTAACGTCTACCTCATCCGCTCGCTGGACCAGGGGCGCACGTGGTCGGGTCCGCTCCGCCTGAACGATGACAAAACACTGAACGATCAGTTCTTCCCGGCGCTCACGGTCACGGCCGCCGGCGTGATCGGCGTGGCATGGTACGATCGCCGCAACGACCCGTATAACCAGAGGTTTGATGTCTACCTGGCCCAATCGCGCGACGGGGGAAAGACGTTTGGGGCGAACCGCCGGGTAAACACCGTCGCGTCGCCTCTTCCACAGGTCAACCCCAATTTTGACCCCATGATCGCCGCGAACTACATGGGTGACTACATCGGGATCGCCACGGACGGCCTGTCGTTCCACATCGCATGGGGCGACAATCGCGACGTACTGAACTCAACGTCCTACGGCCCGCGTCCCGACCCCGACATTTACTACGCTTCCAGCGCCGTTGCCGGGAGGTGA
- a CDS encoding ATP-binding cassette domain-containing protein, whose product MPVIQVTELTKTFYNTKRASGFGGAVRSLFSRQKTAVTAVDSVSFEIEQGELVGFLGPNGAGKTTTLKMLTGIVFPTSGKATVLGYTPWERRQPFQRQISLVMGQKNQLWWDLPASESFLLLREIYEVPHAQCKATLDQLTELLDVGRLLTTQVRKLSLGERMKLELIAALLHSPRVLFLDEPTIGLDVVSQKRIREFIKEYNRSQETTIILTSHYMDDIQELCEKVVIIDHGRVVFADRLAVLVDRYSHTKLLKLKFLTTVERVDVERFGEVCEFDGVSMTLEVPREKSTKVAAAVLDALPVADITIEEMGAEEVIRNLFQGKQDSGFGIQDSTADPV is encoded by the coding sequence ATGCCCGTCATCCAGGTAACCGAACTCACCAAGACGTTCTACAACACCAAGCGCGCCTCCGGCTTCGGCGGGGCAGTGCGCAGCCTGTTTTCACGTCAGAAGACGGCGGTCACCGCGGTGGATAGCGTATCCTTCGAGATCGAGCAGGGCGAACTGGTCGGTTTCCTCGGCCCCAACGGCGCCGGGAAGACAACGACACTCAAGATGCTCACTGGCATCGTGTTTCCAACGTCCGGGAAGGCGACGGTCCTGGGCTACACCCCGTGGGAGCGCCGCCAGCCGTTCCAGCGTCAGATTTCACTGGTGATGGGGCAGAAGAACCAGTTGTGGTGGGATCTCCCGGCGTCGGAGTCGTTCCTCCTGCTGCGCGAGATCTACGAAGTGCCGCACGCGCAGTGCAAGGCCACGCTGGACCAACTGACCGAGCTTTTGGATGTGGGCCGTCTCCTGACCACGCAGGTGCGCAAGCTCAGCCTCGGCGAGCGCATGAAACTCGAACTCATCGCCGCCCTGCTCCACAGCCCGCGCGTTTTGTTCCTCGACGAGCCGACCATCGGCCTGGACGTTGTCTCTCAGAAGCGCATCCGCGAGTTCATCAAGGAGTACAACCGGTCGCAGGAAACCACGATCATCCTCACCAGCCATTACATGGACGACATCCAGGAGTTGTGCGAAAAGGTCGTCATCATCGACCACGGGCGGGTGGTCTTCGCCGACCGCCTGGCCGTCCTGGTGGATCGGTACAGCCACACCAAGCTGCTGAAACTCAAGTTCCTCACAACCGTGGAGCGCGTGGACGTGGAGCGGTTTGGCGAAGTGTGCGAGTTCGACGGCGTGTCTATGACGTTGGAGGTCCCCCGCGAAAAGAGCACCAAAGTCGCTGCGGCCGTGCTGGACGCGCTTCCGGTTGCCGATATCACCATCGAAGAGATGGGCGCCGAAGAAGTCATCCGCAACCTGTTCCAGGGCAAGCAGGATTCGGGATTCGGGATTCAGGATTCGACCGCTGATCCCGTGTGA
- a CDS encoding PEP-CTERM sorting domain-containing protein, with protein MLRLVALYLLTLAFALFQSADAQTISLDGQYIGHASSSGGSTRVHWGFVGTSSELVTAFTNATASEEAEAFAYAFGYMAPLYGSLDLDDGEGNGLLGFLSVGGWLGQPWEGTFQISKGRGRYEGFAGGGTVTVAALPEPNPNRLTAFTIKGTAAPSVPEPSSLLLVGTSALAGLYSVVRRRRS; from the coding sequence ATGCTCAGGCTGGTAGCACTGTATCTATTAACGCTCGCCTTCGCTCTGTTCCAGTCGGCGGACGCGCAGACCATCTCGTTGGACGGTCAGTACATCGGACACGCCTCATCGTCCGGGGGCAGTACCCGCGTGCACTGGGGATTCGTCGGAACTAGCTCGGAGTTGGTCACCGCTTTCACAAACGCGACCGCGTCCGAAGAAGCCGAAGCATTTGCGTACGCCTTTGGCTATATGGCGCCACTCTACGGATCCCTGGACCTCGATGACGGCGAAGGCAACGGCCTGCTTGGGTTTCTGAGCGTCGGCGGATGGCTTGGGCAACCGTGGGAAGGAACTTTCCAGATCTCCAAAGGCAGGGGTCGCTACGAAGGCTTCGCCGGAGGCGGCACCGTGACCGTCGCAGCCCTCCCGGAACCGAACCCGAACCGGCTGACCGCCTTTACGATCAAGGGAACCGCCGCTCCTTCGGTACCGGAACCCTCAAGCCTGTTGCTGGTGGGTACGTCAGCGCTTGCGGGGCTCTATTCTGTCGTCCGACGACGCAGATCCTGA
- a CDS encoding PPC domain-containing DNA-binding protein codes for MTARSIELGRVVLVRMDPGEDVLTALRAAVEREGIRNGVILSGVGSLNAFNVHVVGVPSLPTCDVFVHGDGAYDILTLAGTVIEGRVHAHITFSDTEKAYGGHLEEGCRVLTFAVAVLAETPGAELTGWDAVGPLRA; via the coding sequence GTGACGGCGCGCAGCATCGAGTTGGGCCGCGTCGTGCTGGTCCGGATGGACCCCGGCGAAGATGTGCTGACGGCTCTCCGCGCCGCCGTGGAACGGGAAGGCATTCGCAACGGTGTGATCCTCAGCGGTGTGGGATCGCTGAACGCATTCAACGTGCATGTCGTCGGCGTGCCATCGCTTCCCACGTGCGATGTCTTTGTCCACGGAGACGGCGCCTACGACATCCTCACGCTGGCGGGGACGGTGATCGAAGGTCGCGTACACGCCCACATAACGTTCTCGGACACGGAAAAGGCCTATGGCGGCCATCTTGAAGAAGGGTGCCGCGTGCTGACGTTCGCGGTGGCGGTGCTGGCGGAGACGCCGGGCGCGGAGTTGACCGGTTGGGACGCGGTGGGGCCATTGCGCGCCTGA